The Macadamia integrifolia cultivar HAES 741 chromosome 3, SCU_Mint_v3, whole genome shotgun sequence genome segment GTGGCCAATGTGGCTCtctctaaaaaaagaaaaaaatgagacaaATAATACATGATTTTAAGGATTACAcgttttggtttggattggaTTTGAGCAAATGATTTGCATTctaaaatcgaaatcaaaacgaataaaatttcacttttcaaagtgaaatttcagtttcgatttaatttgatttaaatgATCAATATCGGTTCTGATTTTAAACACGCTTACCTCCAAAAACAGCCTCCTTATAAAACAGCATCAAATTATCAGAATGCCTTGGACCGGTCTCTGTTGGTCTGACCAACCCAACAAATAACCTTTTGTATGGAGCATGATTTGAGGAACCGGATCgaattgatatggtcttggtcTCTTGACCGATCCCTATTCTTAATCGATATTGTATTGGTGAATTAATACAAATAgaaggtaaaataataaaaaataattttaaaagaaaaacaagagtaTTTCTATCTGATTTAGATCATTATCGACCTTTAATCCCTGACTGATCTCGGAGTTCTCAAACCTTGAGAGGGaaacccgaaaaaaaaaatgaaggaaaaaatccCGCCCCAGCCCAAAAATAACAGCGGAAAGGCGCCAAAGTCACGACTCACGAATCGCGATCCGTGAACTCCAACAATATCGAATCCAAACCGTCGAATAAGCTCAAATCCAACGCTTCACATTCCCTCACTACCACACGAACCAGATTAGATATTCAAATCTGCGGCAAAAAGAAATAATTTCCCTCCTTCGTCTTCCCTTTAAAAGCTGAAATCCAGAACAGAATTGGAACCATACCAGGGATCTGAGCTTTACTCTTATCGTTCTCTACAAACCCTAGCTTTTATTCTGCAGTTAGTCATTTCTCTTCTAATTAGAGATGGCGAGAACTAAGCAGACTGCTAGAAAGTCCACAGGAGGTAAGGCTCCAAGGAAACAACTGGCGACAAAAGCCGCCAGAAAATCGGCCCCAGCAACTGGAGGAGTGAAGAAGCCACACAGATTCAGGCCAGGAACGGTGGCGCTTAGGGAAATCAGGAAATACCAGAAGAGTACGGAACTCTTGATCCGAAAGCTTCCATTCCAGAGGCTGGTCCGTGAGATCGCCCAGGACTTCAAGACGGATCTGAGGTTCCAAAGCAGTGCTGTTTCGGCCTTACAGGAGGCAGCGGAAGCTTACCTTGTTGGTTTGTTTGAGGACACAAATTTGTGCGCCATTCATGCCAAGAGGGTCACTATAATGCCCAAAGACATTCAGCTTGCTCGAAGAATCAGAGGAGAGAGAGCTTGATTGCTTCCTCAATTCCACTCTCTGTCTGATATAACTTTTTGTCTTCTATGTTTAGTTAGGTgttctctcttcattttctcCCCCCTTCCCAGACTTAGGTCTTTCAGTAGTAGTTGTAGCCCATCCGTTTCTTTTCGTTTCCCCCAGAACACTGTTGTAGTTATCGGCTTATCGCTACTGTAATGAAGAATTATATGATGATCTGTTCATGTCTCTAAAATCGGGATTTACCTTGTGAAGTTTTTTTGATTTGGTAGCTTGAGGGATAAATCTGCAGTTTATTTGATGAAAAATACTTTATTTAAACTCTCAAATAAAAAAGCACTGTAGATTGGATTTGTAAATAAAAGGTGATCATTGCAAGAGCAAAATCTACAATCTTCTTCAATAATCATCAGACTCGTGTATGATGTACCATCTCAAATCTCAGCAGTAGGGCTCAAACAgcgctgggtttcttaaaaccccaatcCTTGGTCCTTAAAATTCAGTCGGAGCTCAGCCAGCCTGTTAGGTTTATGTTTAGACCCAACCTTGTTGGGTTCTTACCAACCCAATCTGATCTTATTTTAACCTTATTTGAGTtaggttggattgggttggattgggttggattgACCTTAGTTTTTACAATGGTtagattaaccttgattgactaatttttgcaatttatatgttatatgttaaataattatagaaaaatgaaatacgaATAGGTCCCCTAAATTCTACTATAAAAATTTAAGGTTAAATTTTGGGCCAAGTTAGGTCGGGTTGGACAGGGCTAAGGTCTTAACTCAAGTCCAACCAAACCTTgacctagggttagggtttttcaaCCTTAACTtgccctcagggtcaaaaaacttgacCAAAACCCTATTCAAGTTCAAGATCAGTTAAGGTGGATTTGGATCGTAAGGGCAAACTTTCACCGTTACTTAGTAGTCATTAATTTCCAATGCTTGATTTTGCCACTTTGTTTATTTTGTAGAGAAATATTTTGTGGAATTTGGTGGTGCCAATACAAATTCGTAATGGATTTGAAAGGGGAGGACATATAATATTAAAATGCAATGGgaaaaaatttggaaaacaAGATCCCTTTCAAAATTTAAAGATAAAGATTCTGTACATTGgctatcattattttttttcacccaaaaggtTATTTTCTGTTTCCAAGAATTCATTGTATCACAGAAACTTGATGACAGAACTTGGCAATCATTCTTGATTTCTTATGGCCTTCATTGTTACTCAGAAACAGTATAAATTTACAGGAACCATGAACAAACCACAACATAATTTTGACATTGGAGGATACTACCTAAACTCGTTCGGCACTCTATCCAAATGATTATAGGTATCAGTATTGTATCGTTCACATGTTTGTAaaactggaatttttttttttttttttttattcctgaaAAGTTGCTTTTTATAGCCTTGATCACTGGCATAATCTATATCTGATCTTGGTTTTCTGTACGAGTTATGAGAAGAGCGCCATAGATCACCGTGCCTTCTAATCTGCTTAATGGGGAATATTACATGGTCCAGATCTGGCCTACCATGCAATAATAATCCATAATTTTGTGCAGAAAAGGGGTAGGAGAATTAAAGGAACAGTGCTGACTCAATACCCTGTGGGCAGAAGAATAGGCTAAAATGAAAATGTTTAATGTTACAACAGCTCAACAACAACAGGACCACTGATATTAAGCAACTCACCTATGACCTACAGAAACTTGCCTAAACACACAATAACAGAGGCCACAATCATATAAACTATTACACATCTGATTgataaataaaatatggaatTCATTCCTTCCCAATTAACCAACTCATAAGGGAATAATGAAAATGGAAGTTGCAGCAATAAACTATTACAGTGGAAACGACATCATAACATGTCTTCCACTTGAAGCGGTGATACTCTTGACGGTAAATTAATGAAAACCCACATCTGCaacttgttctttcttcttgcctTTTGACTACTGTAATGTACTGCATCTTATCAAATTTAGACCCTTCACAGGCACTCATGTAGCATGATATAGGACAGCATTAACTAACCCTTTAGACTATACTGGGCGGATCACCAACCCAATTGCAAATGGCTCGGGCCCAGCGGGTTCTGATGCAGTCCACTAATGGAGCATGCTGAGGAGGATCAGCAGGAGTTACTTCAACCACAGTCCCTTTACCAGTTGATTCTTCACTAACTGTCCTAGAAGGTGCCGCCACATCTGCCATAAATTCCTCAGGCGTCCACCGTGGAGGAACTGAAACTCTCAACTTTGAGAGCCTTGGTCTCTGTAGTGGAATCTCACCTCCAGGGGCTTGACTGCCATTCGGAACAGACTTAGCAATCCCATTAAAATGGTAAAGATCAAACATTTTCTTGCCCATCAATCCTGATGAATCCTTCAGACCACCTAGACTCTTATCCAATTCAAGCAAGAGCTGCCAGAACTCACTCCATACAATAAAGCCTGAGCTACACAAGTGATCAAGCTTCTCAGTTGGAAGATTTATACTAGTTTCCCTAAGGACTTGATGGAGCCCTTCCACACTGATGAAGCCACCTCCACCACTTTGGTCTTGGGCATCAAATGCTTTCCGAACCTGTGATTCCCGCTCTTCCAGTTCATTCTCATCCTGAACGTGAGTATCAAGAGCAAAAAGCACAGTGTAATGGGATTCACTTCCAactacccatattggccattttGGACATTTGAGATGCCGGCCAACCTTGCAGAAATTAAGAGATTCCAGAAGAGTGAGGAACCCAACATCCACGCTTGTGGGTATGCCCTTCAGAAACATGCCGCCTCCAAGATCCATCCTTCCATCAAACACATTAGGAACAGCCTGTCCGCAAAGCAGGAGGTTTACAATTTCCTGTTACAGGACAGCGGAGTTTCAGAGGGGTCCGAAAGCTGTAATTGAAAGTGCAAATCAGAAAAACAAGTGTCAGTGAACTGTGCATACCTGTGAGGCATGTCCAAATGGAGCAGTGACCAATGGTAGGGAAGGATCATCTCTGTCTGCTTGGACAGACTCCTGCAACCAGACAAGGCTCTTAGTGCTTCAACATATTCAAAAGCATGAgaataatatgaaaaaatttTAGCGGCCTAAGAAGAACTATTCCAAGGGATGCATCAACCAGCAGAAGAAAGATAATTGAttgtggagagagaaatattaGCACGGTAATAAAACTCACTGTTTCATAAATAAGTTACTTGATTCATCCCCTTTTCAGtgctccctttttttttggggcggggtggggtgggtgggaGTGGGGGTGAAGAGGGGGGATAACTAAATAGGTTCcttattttactattttcaaTCAAACAAACATCAGTCTTGACCCTTCAATTGTAAAGACATGTGTCAGCACTGCACTCCAGCTTGTACTTCCCAATTTGCAACTCCATTAGATAGTAGCATGTCTGGATGAATTTACCACATCATAAAGCATAATAGCATATAAAAGACAAAATTGAATAATACTAGTGCCAATTACAATAATGAAATTATGGAACTCTTAAGTCAACTGTATCCGGGCATGTCAAATCATTTTGCAGTTATGGATCTGGAACCGGGATTGTGCTGCTGGGGTAAGCTCATATAAACATCATTCAAACATCATTAACCTGACCCCTACAAAAACATATTTCATTGtcaaatgaaagaagaaattcaTAATGTCTCTGTCCATCTAGTAATTCCTTTTCATTAACCTCAGCAAGTTACTGTATCAATACACCTAGTGATCACACTTTACCATTTAATAAGTACTGTATCAATACACCTAGTGACCACAATTTACCATTCAGTCACATGTAATCCCTCAAGTTTGTAGACATTCACTAAATGACAGGTCATCATCCACCATGTTTTCATTCTTCTCAACCTTAACGCTACTAAAGCAGTTTTTTAGTTGTCTGATGCAGTCTTGGTAAGCAGACATTGgatatttacatttttttaaggggaaaaagaaaaccaactaGATTATATCATAGAGAAAGCTGAGGGCTGTTTAATAAATCCCACCAAAATACAAATATGGACACAATGACACATGTATTACATGCCATCAAAGAACtttgaacatcatcatcaataatgAAGGCAGAGTAAAATATCACTGGACTGATGAGACAGTGCCTTTCAAGTCTCTCAAAATGGAATTTGTCCCAAACATATATGCCATGGTTATCAAAGACTGGTTCTCCTTATTTTGATTTCTATGCAACAATGTACGAACAATTCCTTGATGTCGGTGAAGTATTCACTTACTATTGAGGGGAATTTGTGCCTAACTTTCCTCTTGCTCTTCCAGCTCAGCTAATAGAACCTTCTTCAAAAAGGTAAGAGGGCTCTAACAAGCACCTCCATCATGTCATATTTCCTATCCCCATAGGTAAAGGAAAGGTCCTTCCCTTTTGGGCAGGTTGTGGACGAGGAGGAATTTGAACTTCATAGCCATCTGCTCAAATCCAATGAGCTACAGGCCCCACCCCTTCTCCACTGGATCTGTTTCCGGAAGTACCCTCaaagaggaaagggaagggatTTCTATATTTCATATCTAATTAAGTTGTGTTGTGAGAATATGATAATCTCTTTTATAAATTATAAGAACCAAGCTCATTAGACTCACACTTTACTTTAAAAAAACTCAATTATGTGTATTGCTTCAGTAAGCCACTCAATTCTCAGGTCCATCCATCAATCTGGCTAAAAGTAAGAAAACTACCAAAGTAACAGGTTACTGATtaaattcttttatttaatgCCTTGCAATTACTCATTGAGACAGTAATTGCCCTTCGAAATTGCTAGGTGGACACTTAAAAAAAGGATGCTGTGATCAGTTAAAATCCAGGAATGCTCCCTTAGCAGAACTACATATTTGCACATGCATTTCATGCCTAACCTTgagtttcctctctctctctctagattacTTCTAacagttttaatttttaaaccaTCACCATTCATCTCAATAAGTATgaaagcaacacaggaacaggAAGATAAAGTACGGTATTAGACTGAAAATGAAGTAACTAATAAATGCACAGAGGATAAAAATACCAGAAAGAGAGATTCTAACAAAGTGGTATACCAGTCCACGAGAAAGTAATGCAGAAATTAGGAATAGCATTGCTCCCATACGACTTTGAAAAACAGGAAGCATTCTCTGGAGTGAAACAAAAGCATCCATCTCTGAAATGTATGTGTTGACTCGTAATACTTTCTGCAAATCCATAGCTGATTCAACTGGAAGACCTTCCAAGGTTTTCGCAATAATCTGCAGATATGACAAGACCTGTAATTATAAGCATACTGACAAATATCGAACAGCCAACATTTCAAAGCAGCAGCAAACGAAAGCTTCAAGTTTCAATCCTACTTTACCCACCAATCCTGAAAATTAACAGATAAGAACCTAGAAACCTACCTCATCTTTCTGACCATATTCAGACCCCTCCTTGGTAGGCTGACTGAGAACACTCAAAGTAGCAATCACAGCCCTTTTCTTACTTCCgcataaaaataatatttctacCATACTTCGAACTAAAGCCCTGCAGAAACATTGCAAAAGAACATGATGCACTGTCCTAAAACAGCATTTCAATTACAAAAACGGCATTTCAATTACGAAATAAAAAGATCACTAATAAGAGAATACAAGTAAAAGTTAAGTGAAGCATTTCCATTGAAGGTGCTAATCAACTTTTTTTCCTCCGAATAGTAGCCTCACAGCTAAAAAGACACAAGAAAAGCCAAAAAGATAAACTAGTAAAGTTGTCATATACAGTAATAAGGCCAATCTGGGAACCAAATTCCATGACAGATTTGTGACAACccgtgatgtagataagtcaattgggcttattttattgcaaataagccttgggttgcgTTATATATGTGCTGGGCCTTTGATCCTTtgtgttttctttgaaattggccattttaatgggcctaaaatatgggtagaaggtagaaaaacgagatttaattcattagtttagttagttgctatttaattcaataaaggcccattaggccattggtcggttgtaaagtcctatatggactattagttagttagtcctactccatgttggagtcataaagtcaagtcctagtcttattttgaattcctagttgtagcaggagtgtctagtcctattgggaaactagctcctagtagtagtttgattgctattctgccctctataaatagagaagcctatgtacttataattttaaatttgaatgaatgaattattgagtgattactctttagtgAAAAAAggtgttattgagaggtgagatgcctaaacctttgaggggtgtgatacctaaaacctgaggggtgagatacccattcctttattctctttcacccttctcaaccccccatctgttctattcttctttttctattttatttgttataacattcaagaggtacaATTCAGATTATGTTAGAAGCTATTACAATCCAGAAACAACCAGCATCAGTGAagattttaagagagagattgatctcCATATCTCCTTCCTCTGACTTCTGATCTGTAAACCCTTTTAAGGGTGTGTTCTAGGCTTCTATTAGACCACTCGGTCCTCTTCTTGGAGCTGTCCAGATTTGTCCAGCAGCTGTTCTAGAgaatcttgaagttttctctctcctaggtcagaaaatcaagaaagcttgtaacttcacaaccaaccgtcagaatcctctcaactttgggggtttttgtaccctccctaaggactatctacgcccaagagtgcagctcaatcgggctccacagacctggccgcacctctctctccaactctataacaggtctttctctctcctatcgggttgggttttggactggttttgctcctatatgggtattgtatcctttgGGGTTTATTTGATCGAATTATTTCTCTGTTTCCTgatcctatttgtattgtttggggttatgaactgcggagttagttacttgtaatctactcctgcattaagtggtatcagagctacggttgaagaaagctccaaacaatctaTCAGAGCCTCACCGAAGATGGTTCCATCAGTTCGTTACTTTGCTGGAAAAAGGGATATattctacatccttgattggttagattctctagaggaatattttgactactataacttgacagagacaaAAGCTTTAAGTTGTTTGCTTCCGGTTGATTGGTCAAgctagagattggtggagagtccatgaaaagtGACTCCGAGTTCACagacatgagcctaggacttggaAAGAGATGAAGTACAAGTTAGTGATACAATACCTCCCTGTATATTTCTAAAAAAGGCTCTTCCCTCCACAGGATTCCCATCAGAATACATCTACTGCTACCCAATCTAATGATCAACCACGTTATTTTTATGGGGAATTACTTGAATGGATGCGTGAATTAGACAtatactttgacaactacaacttaacaaAGACACAAAAACGCCAATATACATGTTCCCAGATGAGTAATTGTGTTCGAATGcaatggagagtccgtgaaaaacaacttcaagctcaagaatgtaaaccTAGAACGTGGGACGAGATGTAGTATaagttggcaggcatgtacctatctaagcatgaacgaaacatgtacttccttccaccagatgtccaaaagccacccacacttgacaatagcatgaaggaatcatcggcctctattgcgaaagagcaacaagagaagacacctctgaccagtgaactagagtcaaaagttgaggttagtgttaaaaaattttcagccattcctattgttgaggaagaactagtcattgatgttcccatcaacgagactcatgtgggagaagttgaaagcaacaaggttgctacaatggacaatgaggttgagactaggGAACTTGACACAACAaaactgtgatgattgtgaacagccaagaggaagatcataaggagttcaagaatgaagttgtgtttgaaccatcaatggaaccgattagaaaccaccaggtagatgaaccaaaagagctttatgttgcattaaagttagaagagatcaaaggtgcaaatgtagatgaccctatggatacgtccgaagatgttgaagttgagcatgtaGAGTTTGTCATCCCAATAAAGTATCTTGAATATcaagctcctcacattctagactacatctttatttTCAAAGAGCTAcatgaatttttctacggctttaagagggacgtgcaccatgatataatcaccctcacactctacaaaatttgaggacgaattttttctaaaagaGGGCGAATTGATGTaaataagtcacttgggcttattttattgcaaataagccttgggttgcgttatatatgtgttgggcctttgatcccataggttttctttgacattgaccactttaatgggattaaaatataggtagaaggtaaaaaaaggggatttaatttattagtttagttagttgctatttaattcaataacgGCCCATTaagccattggtcggttgtaaagtcctatatagactattagttagttagtcctactccatgccGGAGTTATAAACTCAaatcaagtcctagtcctattttgaattcctagttgtagtaggagtgtctagtcctattgggaaactagctcctaataatagtttgattgctattctgccctttataaatagaagagcctatgtacttataatttcagatttgaatgaatgaattattgagtgattactctttagttAAAAAGTtattattgagaggtgagatgcctaaacctttgagagGTGtaatacccaaaacctgaggggtgagattcctttattctctttcacccttctcaacccccatctgttctattcttctttttctattttatttgttataacattcaagaggtacaATTCAGATTATGTTAGAAGCTATTACAGTCCAGAACCGACCAGCATCAGTGAAGATATTAGGAGAGAGATTGATCTCCATATCTCCCTCCTCTGACCTCTGATCTGTAAACCCTTTTAAAGGTGTGTTCTAGGCTGCTATTAGACCACTCAGTCCTCTTCTTGGAGCTGTCCAGATCTGTCCAGCAACTGTTCTAGAGAATCTAGAAGTTTTCtgtctcctaggtcagaaaatcaagaaagcttgtaacttcacaaccaaccgtcagaatcctctcaactttgggggtttttgtaccctccctagaaactatctacgcccaagagtgcagctcaatcggactcctacagacctagCCGCACCTCtatctctccagctctatagcaggtctttctctctcctatcgggttgggttttaggttggttttgctcctatatgggtattgtatccttgggggtttatttgatggtattatttctttgtttcctagtcctatttgtattgtttgaggttataaactgcggagttagttacttgtaatctactctgCATTAACCCGGCCCCTTACCCTTGGCATAATATTGTACGCTTAAAATGCGTCataccatgttaaggaggccaCCCTTTATCAATAGCTTAGGATCTTTCTCCCCCTagccaatgtgggactaaatacATGCCTCCCTCAACGGCCTCTCTCGTATATACTCACCACTGTCTCCACATGTGGAGCTCAAATTATAAAAGACCCGACCCCTTACCCTTGGCATCCATATTATCCGCTTTGG includes the following:
- the LOC122072903 gene encoding histone H3.2, whose amino-acid sequence is MARTKQTARKSTGGKAPRKQLATKAARKSAPATGGVKKPHRFRPGTVALREIRKYQKSTELLIRKLPFQRLVREIAQDFKTDLRFQSSAVSALQEAAEAYLVGLFEDTNLCAIHAKRVTIMPKDIQLARRIRGERA
- the LOC122073898 gene encoding ubiquitin carboxyl-terminal hydrolase MINDY-3-like, producing the protein MADQDDDNLQMALRMSLQNSPPEAKRSKPRENAGASMVSSTPEESPESKNRKLQRELMAAAAEKRMMMMTKNLSAAKSEKSVTIAAAEKSVPVSKVEKDIVTRPVSQKSEAGSHVEGRKDLNLGEELSPVVANQLFSMVFGNGVSKDIIAQWTNQGIRFSPDPETCMGLVQHEGGPCGVLATIQAFVLKYLLFFPDQIGMHSPKMPQQNLGSRRLSQSDSITSGNFASLTEDGKARALVRSMVEILFLCGSKKRAVIATLSVLSQPTKEGSEYGQKDEIIAKTLEGLPVESAMDLQKVLRVNTYISEMDAFVSLQRMLPVFQSRMGAMLFLISALLSRGLESVQADRDDPSLPLVTAPFGHASQEIVNLLLCGQAVPNVFDGRMDLGGGMFLKGIPTSVDVGFLTLLESLNFCKVGRHLKCPKWPIWVVGSESHYTVLFALDTHVQDENELEERESQVRKAFDAQDQSGGGGFISVEGLHQVLRETSINLPTEKLDHLCSSGFIVWSEFWQLLLELDKSLGGLKDSSGLMGKKMFDLYHFNGIAKSVPNGSQAPGGEIPLQRPRLSKLRVSVPPRWTPEEFMADVAAPSRTVSEESTGKGTVVEVTPADPPQHAPLVDCIRTRWARAICNWVGDPPSIV